A region of Paenibacillus sp. 37 DNA encodes the following proteins:
- a CDS encoding GAF domain-containing protein, with translation MHDELPSGIQEMIDGLRLNTSSDFCGLACLNGTMLRWKVTSGASNERVRRMEMRPGQDLVGTALRTGRTARSDAQSTGEHTPGRCPLMLAERLVSAIAVPVFQEGSVPGAVLLVGSRLPCTFSPDMIRQTEQVALHLQPKVFG, from the coding sequence ATGCATGATGAACTGCCATCTGGCATTCAGGAGATGATCGACGGCCTGCGCCTGAACACATCCAGCGACTTCTGTGGACTTGCCTGTCTGAACGGGACGATGCTACGCTGGAAGGTTACCTCTGGGGCTAGTAATGAACGGGTGAGACGCATGGAAATGCGCCCCGGACAAGATCTGGTGGGCACAGCCCTTCGGACTGGACGCACAGCTCGATCTGATGCCCAATCCACCGGGGAGCATACGCCTGGTCGTTGCCCGTTAATGCTTGCTGAGCGGCTGGTAAGTGCCATAGCGGTACCTGTGTTCCAGGAAGGAAGTGTGCCTGGCGCCGTGCTGCTCGTTGGCAGCAGACTGCCCTGCACCTTCTCACCGGACATGATCCGGCAGACGGAGCAAGTTGCTCTACATCTTCAGCCGAAGGTATTTGGATAA
- a CDS encoding DUF6359 domain-containing protein, which yields MMATALLGPGSQSPVQAAAPLTVSQAIAAQSGGGTATVEGIIVGHATGSLTAKFTSPYANDFNVLVADSASERTNARLLDVQIPASFRSQYGLATNPGLVGKKIIVTGTLGAYNSYAGVKNPTSITFSSGTTNPDPEPNPGTTLPDGTGKKVLFDNTHAQTAGAADWIIDGAFSDFANGLRNAGFAVDQLERSIPYTFGEQAITYNKLKDYHVFVIGEANVPFKATEQAALVQYVQNGGSIFFISDHYNADRNKNRWDSSEVFNGYRRGAFLNPAKGMSSAEAESPAMQSVTSSDWLATNFGVRFRYNALGDVNASDIVAPAQSFGITAGVNSVAMHAGSTVAIIDPNKAKGLVYVPSGVSKWGNAVDQGVYNGGGRAEGAYAAIAKVGAGKAAFIGDSSPVEDATPKYLREETGATKKTYDGFKEVDDATFLVNTVIWLAVKESYTSLAQVPGLTLDTATSLLPIEAPAASTEPQLEPWAAPAAGYKWYDPTTFKAGSYGKAQ from the coding sequence ATGATGGCAACCGCACTGCTGGGGCCGGGTTCGCAAAGTCCGGTACAAGCTGCAGCACCACTTACGGTATCTCAGGCCATCGCTGCCCAGAGCGGTGGAGGAACAGCGACGGTTGAAGGAATCATTGTTGGACATGCTACCGGGTCACTTACCGCGAAGTTTACATCTCCGTATGCCAATGATTTTAATGTTCTGGTTGCGGACTCAGCGTCAGAGCGAACCAATGCCAGATTACTGGATGTGCAGATTCCCGCTTCTTTCCGTTCGCAATATGGACTGGCTACCAATCCCGGTCTTGTAGGCAAGAAGATCATCGTAACCGGAACTCTCGGTGCCTACAACAGCTACGCAGGAGTCAAAAACCCAACGTCCATTACATTTTCCTCCGGAACAACGAACCCTGATCCAGAACCGAACCCAGGTACAACATTACCGGATGGTACCGGTAAAAAAGTATTGTTCGATAATACCCATGCCCAGACAGCAGGTGCTGCCGACTGGATTATTGACGGGGCATTTTCGGATTTTGCCAATGGTTTGCGAAACGCAGGCTTTGCCGTGGATCAGCTGGAACGCAGCATCCCGTATACATTCGGTGAGCAAGCCATCACCTACAATAAATTGAAAGATTACCACGTCTTTGTCATTGGTGAAGCCAACGTGCCGTTCAAAGCGACAGAGCAGGCTGCGCTGGTGCAGTATGTGCAGAACGGAGGGAGCATTTTCTTCATCTCCGACCACTATAATGCAGACCGCAACAAAAACCGCTGGGATTCTTCCGAAGTATTCAACGGTTATCGCCGCGGTGCCTTCCTGAATCCAGCCAAAGGCATGTCTTCGGCTGAAGCCGAATCACCAGCGATGCAGAGTGTGACGAGTTCAGACTGGCTCGCGACGAACTTTGGTGTCCGTTTCCGTTACAATGCTCTTGGAGATGTAAATGCATCGGATATCGTTGCACCTGCACAATCCTTCGGCATTACGGCTGGTGTTAATTCTGTAGCCATGCATGCGGGATCGACTGTTGCGATTATAGACCCTAACAAGGCCAAAGGTTTGGTGTATGTACCAAGTGGTGTGTCCAAGTGGGGCAATGCCGTGGATCAGGGCGTATATAATGGTGGTGGACGAGCTGAAGGAGCCTATGCCGCCATTGCAAAGGTTGGTGCGGGCAAAGCCGCGTTTATCGGCGACTCTTCACCTGTGGAAGACGCGACTCCGAAATATTTGCGTGAAGAGACCGGTGCTACCAAGAAGACCTACGATGGATTCAAAGAAGTGGATGATGCAACGTTCCTTGTAAATACTGTGATATGGCTCGCGGTCAAAGAGAGTTACACTAGTCTGGCACAAGTGCCAGGACTGACATTGGACACGGCAACAAGCCTGCTTCCGATCGAAGCTCCGGCTGCGTCTACCGAGCCGCAACTTGAGCCATGGGCTGCACCTGCGGCAGGGTACAAATGGTATGACCCGACCACATTTAAGGCAGGTTCATACGGAAAAGCACAATAA
- a CDS encoding Glu/Leu/Phe/Val family dehydrogenase yields MSWFEAMEHHDYEELVLCQDRNSGLKAIIAIHDTTLGPALGGTRMWTYASEEAAIEDALRLARGMTYKNAVSGLNLGGGKTVIIGDPRRDKNEAMFRAFGRYIQGLNGRYITAEDVGTTEEDMNLIYQETDYVTGISASYGSSGNPSPATAWGVYRGIKAAAKEAFGTDLLEGKTIAVQGVGNVAMHLCKYLYEEGAHLIVTDIHKDAVKQAVDRFGATAVDPADITSVDCDIYAPCALGGTINDDTLKTLKAKVVAGCANNQLLETRHGDQLYDMGIVYAPDYVINAGGVINIADELNGYNADRAWSKIGEIYSTLEKIFESSRTEGIATYVAADRLAERRIEQMKNTRSTFLQNGHHALSSRRLRK; encoded by the coding sequence ATGAGTTGGTTTGAAGCAATGGAGCATCACGATTATGAGGAACTGGTTCTGTGCCAGGATCGAAATTCAGGGTTAAAAGCAATTATCGCCATACACGACACAACACTCGGCCCTGCGCTGGGAGGCACGCGGATGTGGACTTACGCTTCAGAAGAAGCCGCCATTGAAGATGCCCTGCGCCTTGCCCGTGGTATGACATATAAAAATGCGGTATCCGGACTGAATCTGGGCGGCGGCAAAACCGTTATTATCGGAGATCCAAGGCGCGACAAAAACGAAGCAATGTTTCGGGCGTTTGGACGATATATTCAAGGGTTGAACGGACGTTATATCACAGCCGAAGATGTGGGAACAACGGAAGAGGACATGAACCTGATCTATCAGGAAACGGACTATGTGACAGGCATCTCGGCGAGTTATGGTTCATCCGGTAATCCATCACCTGCAACGGCTTGGGGTGTATATCGTGGGATCAAGGCAGCAGCCAAAGAAGCATTTGGTACCGATCTGCTGGAGGGTAAAACGATAGCGGTCCAAGGTGTCGGCAATGTGGCGATGCATCTGTGCAAATATCTGTATGAGGAAGGTGCACATCTGATCGTTACGGATATCCATAAGGACGCGGTGAAACAGGCTGTGGATCGGTTCGGCGCAACAGCTGTTGATCCCGCAGACATCACGAGTGTGGATTGCGATATCTATGCACCATGTGCACTGGGCGGAACGATTAATGACGATACGCTCAAAACGCTCAAGGCGAAGGTTGTAGCGGGCTGTGCCAATAATCAGCTGCTGGAGACCCGTCATGGGGATCAGTTATATGATATGGGCATCGTATATGCGCCTGACTATGTTATCAATGCAGGTGGCGTAATTAACATTGCGGATGAGCTGAATGGTTACAACGCGGATCGGGCGTGGAGCAAGATCGGAGAGATCTATTCCACTCTGGAGAAAATATTCGAAAGCTCACGTACCGAGGGCATCGCTACCTATGTTGCCGCAGATCGTCTGGCTGAGCGACGAATCGAACAGATGAAGAATACGCGCAGTACATTCTTGCAGAATGGCCACCACGCGTTGAGTTCCCGGAGATTGCGCAAGTAA
- the cdaS gene encoding sporulation-specific diadenylate cyclase CdaS has translation MMNRQADCDSSTMRHKLKADLHRVAERMNLTLSRFDNDSACLLGQFAEIRAEIKQIEVLASSFYLDCYLSPFTEKFAELTSSVQHLSDRRYGALIVIEREIPLESIIHSGVAVDARVTHALLESLFIPGAPLHDGAVLIRGNQIVSAGNVLPLSQAEVHERKIGTRHRAALGLSELTDAVVLVVSEETGQASFAVDGDLHPINVVETLP, from the coding sequence ATGATGAATCGGCAAGCAGACTGTGACAGTTCCACGATGAGACACAAGCTCAAAGCGGATCTCCATCGTGTAGCAGAACGTATGAATCTGACGTTATCCCGGTTTGACAATGACAGTGCCTGTCTGCTGGGGCAATTTGCAGAGATTCGAGCGGAGATCAAGCAGATCGAGGTGCTCGCCTCTTCGTTTTATCTGGATTGTTATCTGTCGCCCTTTACCGAGAAGTTTGCCGAATTAACATCGAGCGTACAGCATCTATCTGACCGGAGATATGGGGCACTAATTGTGATTGAACGGGAGATTCCGTTGGAGTCGATCATCCACTCAGGGGTGGCAGTGGATGCCAGAGTTACCCATGCGCTGCTTGAATCGCTGTTCATTCCCGGTGCACCATTGCATGACGGGGCCGTGTTGATTCGTGGCAATCAGATTGTATCCGCTGGTAATGTGTTGCCGTTGTCGCAAGCGGAAGTGCATGAACGAAAAATAGGCACTCGTCATCGGGCTGCATTGGGACTCAGTGAATTGACGGATGCGGTTGTACTGGTTGTCTCTGAGGAGACAGGACAGGCTTCATTTGCTGTGGATGGCGATTTGCATCCAATTAATGTGGTTGAGACGCTCCCTTAA
- a CDS encoding response regulator encodes MIQLLVVDDHVVVRSGLIALLEGKNDIHIVGDAADGDEAIAKAQELKPDVVLMDFSMPPGKDGLTATAELKKLMPDVSILILTMHDDEEYLFRAIHAGASGYILKSAPHEELLAAIRSVAEGSAYLYPSATKRLMSEYLDKAKQENAGPYDTLSEREKEILSWIAKGYANKEIAEHLIISVKTVESHKSNLMEKLGLRTRPELVKFAMKKGLLNFE; translated from the coding sequence GTGATTCAACTATTAGTTGTAGACGACCATGTTGTCGTGCGTTCCGGGCTGATCGCCTTACTTGAAGGAAAGAATGATATACATATCGTTGGAGATGCCGCAGATGGCGATGAAGCCATTGCCAAGGCTCAAGAGTTGAAACCAGACGTAGTCTTGATGGATTTCAGCATGCCACCAGGCAAAGACGGTCTGACCGCTACCGCTGAATTGAAGAAATTGATGCCGGATGTCTCCATTTTGATACTGACCATGCATGACGATGAAGAATATCTGTTCCGAGCCATCCACGCAGGTGCATCCGGATATATCCTCAAAAGTGCGCCGCATGAAGAATTGCTTGCCGCAATTCGTTCCGTAGCAGAGGGTAGCGCCTATCTGTACCCAAGTGCGACCAAGCGGCTGATGAGTGAATACCTGGACAAAGCCAAACAGGAAAACGCCGGACCGTATGACACGTTATCCGAGCGGGAGAAAGAGATTTTGTCCTGGATTGCCAAAGGATACGCCAACAAGGAAATTGCCGAACATCTGATCATCAGTGTCAAAACGGTCGAATCCCACAAAAGCAATCTGATGGAGAAACTTGGCCTGCGTACACGACCGGAACTGGTGAAATTCGCCATGAAAAAGGGGTTGCTGAACTTTGAGTAG
- a CDS encoding chromate transporter, with protein MLQTWWELFWGFFVANILGYGGGPASIPLMQEEIVNHYQWMTTEQFGDVLAIGNALPGPIATKIAAFVGYHVAGWFGAFIASFATIVPSATALIILLRLLNKHRTSPKVKGMTLLVQPVIAVLMILLTWEFGQLSTDSIGLWQTLIIAGISLWVMTKTKLHPAILIVIAFAYGALVLSHTM; from the coding sequence ATGCTCCAGACCTGGTGGGAATTATTTTGGGGATTTTTCGTAGCAAACATCTTGGGATATGGGGGTGGTCCGGCTTCGATTCCGCTCATGCAGGAAGAGATTGTGAACCATTACCAATGGATGACCACAGAGCAATTCGGGGATGTATTGGCGATTGGTAACGCCCTTCCCGGGCCGATTGCAACCAAAATTGCTGCATTTGTCGGGTATCACGTGGCAGGCTGGTTCGGGGCATTTATCGCAAGTTTTGCCACAATCGTCCCTTCCGCAACCGCACTAATTATATTACTTCGTCTGTTGAACAAACATCGTACTTCACCGAAAGTCAAAGGCATGACCCTACTCGTGCAGCCTGTTATCGCTGTACTCATGATTCTGCTTACATGGGAATTCGGGCAGCTATCCACTGATTCCATCGGCCTCTGGCAGACGTTAATCATTGCAGGCATCTCGCTCTGGGTCATGACCAAGACCAAGCTGCACCCAGCCATTCTGATCGTGATCGCTTTTGCCTATGGTGCGCTGGTACTGTCTCACACGATGTAG
- a CDS encoding PAS domain-containing protein, giving the protein MSSARKNRLSGLADQPVRLLLNEIDNHITDNEFRSRLKGSLHQLSDLKFALDESSIVALTDRKGKIQYVNDKFCEISQYEREELIGKDHRIINSGYHGKTFMKNLWDTISSGKVWNGEILNRARDGSHYWVNTTIVPFLDNDGEPYQYLAVRSEVTKLKSVEAELQKMMSQVMNIQEEERRRISRELHDGIGQSLFSLVIQMDRLLADQPHPGVEALRKQVTGIMEDVRGMAWELRPSVLDDLGVVPAIRTYIENYTRHYGIEVDLECNLRKRLEMNREIAIYRIIQEALTNVAKYADVAEARVTIEDAENMTMVIIEDQGAGFSEATAGNGVGLFSMEERARGAGGTLRVSSEPGEGTTVTLLLPKTAQA; this is encoded by the coding sequence TTGAGTAGTGCACGCAAGAACAGACTAAGTGGACTCGCAGACCAGCCCGTACGCCTTCTGCTGAACGAAATCGATAATCACATTACGGATAATGAATTTCGCAGCAGGTTGAAGGGTTCCCTGCATCAACTGAGTGACCTGAAATTTGCCTTGGATGAATCCTCCATTGTAGCTCTGACAGACCGCAAGGGTAAAATCCAGTATGTGAATGATAAATTCTGTGAAATCTCGCAGTATGAGCGCGAGGAACTGATCGGTAAGGATCATCGAATCATTAATTCCGGATACCATGGCAAAACCTTTATGAAAAACCTGTGGGACACGATATCCTCAGGTAAGGTATGGAACGGGGAAATTCTCAATCGTGCCAGAGATGGCAGTCATTATTGGGTCAACACCACCATCGTGCCTTTCCTTGATAACGACGGCGAGCCATATCAATACCTGGCTGTACGTAGTGAAGTCACCAAGTTAAAATCCGTCGAAGCCGAATTGCAAAAGATGATGTCCCAAGTGATGAACATTCAGGAAGAGGAACGTCGCCGGATCTCGCGTGAACTGCATGACGGGATTGGACAGAGTCTATTCTCTCTGGTGATTCAGATGGACCGACTGCTGGCAGACCAGCCTCACCCCGGAGTTGAAGCCCTTCGTAAGCAGGTCACGGGTATTATGGAAGATGTACGCGGTATGGCATGGGAACTGAGACCATCCGTTCTGGATGACCTGGGTGTTGTTCCGGCGATTCGTACGTATATTGAGAATTACACCCGTCATTATGGAATTGAAGTTGATCTGGAATGTAATTTGCGTAAGCGACTGGAGATGAACCGGGAGATAGCCATCTACCGGATTATTCAGGAAGCCTTAACCAATGTCGCGAAGTATGCCGATGTTGCCGAGGCACGTGTTACTATAGAAGACGCTGAGAACATGACGATGGTTATTATTGAAGACCAGGGTGCCGGATTCAGCGAAGCAACTGCTGGGAATGGCGTTGGATTGTTCAGTATGGAAGAGCGTGCCCGTGGTGCAGGAGGAACGTTAAGAGTGTCTTCCGAGCCTGGCGAAGGGACCACCGTTACCCTTTTATTGCCCAAGACAGCCCAAGCATAA
- a CDS encoding GNAT family N-acetyltransferase, whose translation MQLETERLIIRDIRETDWERIHAYTSMPEVTQHTAWGPNTEEDTREYVQFVLDMQQTQPREGYELAICLKSDGTLLGGVGIHVMEKTNAEIGYVLNPAYQGKGYAAEASSALLGFGFNELGIHRIYAKCRPHNTASENVMKKIGMQREGLLREHWFYKGSFHDSVIYSILSSEYAHEQFQRNTKS comes from the coding sequence ATGCAACTGGAGACGGAGAGACTGATCATCCGGGATATTCGGGAGACCGATTGGGAGAGGATTCATGCCTATACTTCCATGCCGGAAGTCACACAACATACCGCATGGGGGCCGAATACGGAAGAAGATACGCGAGAGTACGTGCAGTTTGTGTTGGACATGCAGCAAACACAACCACGAGAAGGTTATGAGCTGGCGATATGTTTGAAAAGTGATGGAACTCTCCTCGGCGGAGTAGGTATTCACGTGATGGAGAAAACCAATGCAGAGATCGGTTACGTCCTCAATCCCGCCTATCAAGGAAAAGGGTATGCCGCCGAAGCATCCAGTGCTCTACTAGGCTTCGGTTTCAACGAACTCGGCATCCACCGGATTTATGCCAAATGTCGTCCGCATAACACTGCTTCGGAGAACGTCATGAAGAAAATCGGTATGCAGCGTGAGGGGCTGTTGCGAGAGCACTGGTTCTACAAAGGTTCCTTTCATGACTCTGTCATCTATTCGATTCTCTCCAGTGAATATGCACATGAACAATTTCAAAGAAACACAAAAAGCTGA
- a CDS encoding chromate transporter gives MGWKDYNGLVIGMVRTGILGYGGGPSVIPLIRYEAVTRYKWVSDEEFGEILAIANALPGPIATKMAAYLGYKTKGVLGAIVSVLAHILPTSIAIIALLGSMYALRESKVVAGMVAAVRPVIFVMLGMMAYEFAMKAWKGLGKVFAALFGVIAFVLLQLLDIHPGIVIAVFLGYGVFHLELVQRFKSKGKSDKGVS, from the coding sequence ATGGGTTGGAAAGATTACAACGGTCTCGTCATCGGAATGGTACGGACCGGAATTCTCGGATATGGCGGCGGCCCCTCGGTTATTCCGTTAATCCGTTACGAAGCCGTTACGCGTTACAAATGGGTCAGTGATGAGGAGTTCGGCGAGATTTTGGCTATCGCCAACGCCCTGCCGGGTCCCATCGCGACCAAGATGGCCGCATATCTCGGTTATAAAACCAAAGGTGTGCTGGGCGCCATTGTGTCTGTGCTCGCCCACATTTTACCGACAAGTATTGCCATCATTGCTCTGCTCGGTTCCATGTACGCGCTACGCGAGTCGAAAGTGGTAGCAGGCATGGTAGCGGCCGTAAGGCCCGTCATTTTTGTCATGCTGGGCATGATGGCTTATGAATTTGCCATGAAAGCCTGGAAGGGACTCGGTAAAGTTTTTGCCGCCCTATTCGGCGTAATTGCCTTTGTACTATTGCAGCTGCTGGATATCCATCCGGGAATTGTGATCGCGGTTTTCCTTGGATATGGTGTCTTCCATCTGGAGCTAGTCCAGCGCTTCAAGTCCAAAGGCAAGTCCGATAAGGGGGTGTCCTAA
- a CDS encoding methyl-accepting chemotaxis protein codes for MGKRKGIGYKLKNMSLKIKLPFMISVLVVLVLLGATTTSYMISSDVVVKKSKDEINVMADRLGEGLWTAMQLQQQMSHAISVHSTFKELLKLRDTNEMTDETFFTDENPYFNRANTILTDSITDTGGTKPDLFVFDKEGTMVAGTMPEVIGQSRGDREYFKESIQGKSFISDAVVSKTGKKLIIVFSEPITDEQGNILGVFAMSVDSSFFLGQLGDIKINGQGRVEVLSRSGIIMFDSLDPTVVGQTLAEDKEAMELMEARATDKMKITSMDRDDIYYRVNQIPDADLSVVIIDDYDDIKRPLEDMQRQMVIVTLIGIALAIGVGLLISRSITRPIVRLIGLFQQLAQGNLTVKANGRYNSEFKDLAESFNGMVEQNRNLITDMNSSIHVLQASTQELEETSRQTARSIDETSATSMGIAKAMEAQSEDTEQIAGKFNSFGDKVAAMNSSAQDVKARADEIESVFHNGNEVVNELMRINEVNEREVEKISEITVKLQTSSGSISQITEAISQIAKQTNLLALNASIEASRAGEHGRGFAVVAEEIRNLAEQSSRQSKEISSIIEQNLADVAENNQSVAEIHTISSRQDELVLQTRQAFDVILEKVTVINQQIATMAGQMQEMLQNKDDVLESAHSLSASGEQVSASVEEVTATMMEQSSTVQQLANMVDTIDQLTQKLAESAARFKVE; via the coding sequence ATGGGGAAAAGAAAAGGTATAGGGTATAAGCTCAAAAATATGTCGCTTAAAATCAAGCTGCCTTTCATGATCAGTGTATTGGTTGTGTTGGTTCTGCTTGGTGCAACAACCACAAGTTATATGATTTCATCTGATGTTGTGGTCAAGAAAAGCAAGGATGAGATTAATGTGATGGCTGACCGCCTTGGGGAAGGGCTTTGGACAGCGATGCAGCTTCAACAGCAGATGAGTCATGCGATATCCGTACATAGTACTTTTAAAGAACTCTTGAAGTTACGTGATACCAATGAAATGACAGATGAGACCTTTTTCACAGATGAGAATCCATATTTCAACAGAGCGAATACGATTCTCACCGACAGTATAACTGACACGGGAGGCACCAAGCCGGATCTGTTTGTGTTTGACAAGGAAGGAACCATGGTTGCGGGAACCATGCCGGAAGTCATTGGGCAGTCACGGGGAGATCGGGAATATTTTAAGGAGTCCATACAGGGGAAATCCTTCATCAGTGACGCGGTCGTCTCTAAGACTGGCAAGAAGCTCATTATTGTATTCTCGGAGCCCATCACCGATGAACAGGGGAATATACTGGGTGTGTTCGCCATGTCGGTGGACAGCAGCTTTTTCCTGGGGCAACTGGGAGACATTAAAATTAATGGCCAAGGCAGAGTTGAAGTGCTGAGTCGGAGTGGCATCATCATGTTCGACTCACTGGACCCTACGGTTGTGGGACAAACACTTGCAGAAGACAAGGAAGCCATGGAACTTATGGAGGCCAGAGCCACCGATAAAATGAAAATCACTTCGATGGATCGAGATGATATCTACTACCGTGTTAATCAGATTCCTGACGCAGATCTCTCCGTGGTCATTATTGACGATTATGATGATATCAAACGTCCATTAGAGGATATGCAACGCCAGATGGTTATCGTGACATTGATCGGAATTGCTCTGGCTATTGGCGTAGGATTATTGATCTCTCGTAGTATTACGAGACCTATCGTTCGTCTGATCGGGCTGTTCCAACAGCTTGCTCAAGGGAATCTGACCGTCAAGGCCAATGGTAGATATAACAGTGAATTCAAGGATCTGGCGGAAAGCTTCAATGGCATGGTGGAGCAGAACAGAAACCTGATCACCGATATGAATAGTTCGATCCATGTTCTTCAAGCCAGCACCCAGGAGCTGGAGGAAACGTCCAGGCAGACGGCAAGGTCCATTGATGAGACATCAGCGACGTCCATGGGGATTGCGAAGGCGATGGAGGCTCAATCGGAAGATACCGAACAGATTGCAGGCAAGTTCAACAGCTTTGGCGATAAAGTGGCTGCCATGAACAGCAGTGCGCAGGATGTGAAGGCAAGAGCGGATGAGATCGAATCTGTATTCCACAACGGGAATGAAGTCGTCAATGAATTGATGCGTATCAATGAGGTGAACGAGCGCGAAGTGGAGAAGATCTCGGAGATTACCGTCAAACTTCAAACGAGTTCGGGCAGTATTAGTCAGATCACGGAAGCCATCAGCCAGATTGCGAAGCAGACCAATCTGCTTGCATTGAATGCTTCAATTGAAGCATCACGGGCTGGGGAGCATGGCCGAGGATTTGCAGTTGTAGCTGAGGAGATCCGCAACCTGGCAGAGCAGAGTTCCCGCCAGTCCAAGGAAATCTCCAGCATTATTGAGCAGAATCTGGCCGATGTCGCCGAGAACAACCAAAGTGTTGCCGAAATTCACACCATCTCGTCCAGACAGGATGAGCTTGTCTTGCAGACTCGTCAGGCATTCGATGTGATTTTGGAGAAGGTAACGGTCATTAATCAACAGATCGCTACGATGGCAGGACAGATGCAGGAGATGTTACAGAACAAGGATGATGTACTGGAGTCAGCCCATAGTTTGTCAGCTTCAGGAGAACAGGTATCCGCTTCGGTTGAAGAGGTAACAGCAACCATGATGGAGCAATCTTCAACAGTACAGCAGTTGGCCAACATGGTTGATACGATCGATCAATTGACGCAAAAACTGGCTGAATCGGCTGCGCGATTCAAGGTGGAGTAA
- a CDS encoding Lrp/AsnC family transcriptional regulator, producing the protein MSEKRSSKGGEIPQMYNLDEMDRKIIAALHKNSRISYTDLGTQIGLSRVAVQARINALSEKGIIERFTVVINPGKVGLQVSAFFNVDVEPPFLDEVAEKLDEEPAVTSLYHMTGPSTLHMHGIFADMEEMEQFLLEKLYKMPGIVKVESQLLLKRYKSRMGMRL; encoded by the coding sequence ATGTCAGAGAAACGCTCCTCCAAAGGAGGAGAAATTCCGCAAATGTACAATCTGGACGAGATGGATCGTAAAATTATCGCCGCACTTCACAAAAACAGCCGGATATCCTATACGGATCTGGGCACACAGATCGGGTTGTCGCGTGTAGCCGTTCAGGCACGCATTAATGCGTTATCCGAAAAAGGAATCATCGAACGCTTCACCGTTGTAATCAACCCTGGCAAGGTTGGGCTTCAGGTCTCGGCCTTTTTCAATGTCGATGTCGAACCGCCCTTCCTGGATGAAGTCGCTGAGAAACTGGATGAAGAGCCAGCCGTCACCAGCCTTTATCATATGACAGGCCCGAGTACCCTGCACATGCACGGTATTTTTGCGGATATGGAAGAGATGGAGCAGTTCTTGCTGGAGAAGCTCTATAAGATGCCGGGTATCGTCAAAGTGGAATCACAGCTATTGTTGAAACGTTATAAAAGCCGGATGGGCATGAGACTCTAG
- a CDS encoding Crp/Fnr family transcriptional regulator, with amino-acid sequence MGTVFVERTTQRTEQKQTEAGKMTRETGGILSFVTPEQWDLIEARMQPKRVKSGYSLFLEGDEAGYLYYIRSGRVKMTKSTEDGKEIILSIQQSGDLIGEFGGIGGLNHSYSAEMAEKGELAIISLGDLENILSKHGDLALKFLQWMALSQRITQSRFRDLLLYGKAGALASTLIRASNSYGRVTPDGIVLDMKLNHTDLAEMIGATRESVTRMLGTWKEQGTLDMMDGKLMIRDLAALRCMCGCPTFPSCPVELCRL; translated from the coding sequence ATGGGTACAGTATTTGTGGAAAGAACAACCCAGAGAACAGAGCAGAAACAAACGGAGGCGGGCAAAATGACACGAGAAACAGGCGGAATCCTTTCGTTCGTTACACCTGAGCAATGGGACCTGATTGAAGCAAGAATGCAACCCAAACGGGTGAAGTCGGGGTATAGTCTCTTTCTCGAAGGCGATGAAGCCGGATATCTGTACTACATTCGTTCGGGACGAGTAAAAATGACCAAGTCGACGGAGGATGGCAAAGAAATTATTTTATCCATTCAGCAAAGCGGCGATCTCATCGGTGAATTCGGCGGTATCGGTGGATTGAATCATAGCTATAGTGCAGAGATGGCGGAAAAAGGGGAACTGGCTATTATCTCGCTTGGCGATCTGGAAAATATACTCAGTAAACATGGCGACCTTGCCTTGAAATTCTTGCAATGGATGGCATTGTCGCAGCGGATCACCCAGTCGAGATTCCGTGATCTGCTGCTCTATGGCAAGGCGGGTGCACTGGCTTCGACACTGATTCGTGCCAGCAATTCGTATGGCAGGGTTACACCGGATGGTATTGTGCTGGACATGAAGCTGAACCATACCGATCTTGCCGAGATGATTGGAGCGACCCGGGAGAGTGTAACGCGGATGCTGGGGACATGGAAGGAACAAGGTACGCTGGATATGATGGACGGCAAACTGATGATTCGTGACCTGGCAGCCCTGCGCTGTATGTGTGGATGTCCGACATTCCCAAGCTGCCCGGTAGAGCTGTGCCGGTTGTAA